A portion of the Pseudomonas synxantha BG33R genome contains these proteins:
- a CDS encoding DUF4389 domain-containing protein, protein MNDPKAAPKYESIALRILWMLAFALVWQVAQLLLGALVVVQLIYRLVYGAPNLGLMNFGDSLSQFLAQIGRFGSFHTDQKPWPFADWPAPRAPEGEVAHSVPPAPHPVRDEEPKL, encoded by the coding sequence ATGAACGATCCGAAAGCAGCCCCCAAATATGAGTCGATTGCCTTGCGCATCCTGTGGATGCTGGCGTTTGCGCTGGTGTGGCAGGTGGCGCAATTGCTGCTCGGCGCGTTGGTGGTGGTGCAATTGATTTACCGGCTTGTCTACGGTGCGCCGAACCTGGGCCTGATGAATTTTGGCGATAGCCTCAGCCAGTTCCTGGCGCAGATCGGCCGCTTCGGTAGCTTCCACACCGACCAAAAGCCTTGGCCGTTTGCCGATTGGCCAGCCCCGCGTGCACCCGAAGGCGAAGTCGCCCACAGCGTGCCGCCAGCACCGCACCCGGTGCGTGATGAAGAGCCAAAGCTATGA
- the sixA gene encoding phosphohistidine phosphatase SixA, with protein MKLWVLRHGEAQVHARTDAERNLTEHGRAEVLRSAAHLIGQPLSAIIASPYVRAQQTAQLVRGVLGFEPDVRTVPWLTPDGDVQQVLRELDTDDDVLLVSHQPLVGSLISFLQHGHQRQPQPMYTASLAELEGDFPLAGLMRLVGVKNPWA; from the coding sequence ATGAAGTTGTGGGTTTTGCGCCACGGGGAGGCCCAGGTGCACGCCCGCACGGACGCTGAACGCAATCTTACCGAGCATGGCCGTGCCGAAGTATTGCGCAGCGCTGCGCACCTGATCGGGCAGCCGCTCAGTGCCATCATCGCCAGCCCTTATGTGCGGGCGCAGCAGACGGCTCAATTGGTGCGCGGAGTTTTGGGGTTCGAGCCGGATGTGCGCACGGTGCCGTGGTTGACGCCCGATGGTGATGTTCAGCAGGTGCTGAGGGAACTTGATACTGATGACGACGTGTTGCTGGTCAGCCATCAGCCTTTGGTGGGCAGTTTGATCAGCTTTTTGCAGCATGGGCATCAGCGTCAGCCACAGCCGATGTATACGGCCAGTCTGGCGGAGCTTGAGGGGGATTTTCCGCTGGCGGGTTTGATGCGTCTGGTGGGGGTGAAGAATCCCTGGGCATAA
- a CDS encoding AI-2E family transporter, giving the protein MLNNDRLLVQILLLVLFGASFWVMAPFWSALFWGAVLAFASWPLMRLLTRWLGGRESLAAGILTLGWMLLVAVPLVWLGFNLADHVRDAVALIKDIQVDGLPEAPTWLGSIPFVGERLVAMWDSIDQQGAALMVSIKPYLGQVGNWLLARSAQIGGGILELTLSLVFVFFFYRDGPRLAMFVHRLLERLIGERAGYYIELVAGTVQRVVNGVIGTAAAQALLALIGFLIAGVPGALVLGIVTFLLSLIPMGPPLVWIPATAWLAWKGDYTYAVFLGVWGTFVISGVDNVLKPYLISRGGNLPLVIVLLGVFGGLIAFGFIGLFIGPTLLAVAYSLLTDWSATQAQVRRDDKPCN; this is encoded by the coding sequence ATGCTCAATAACGATCGCCTGCTGGTGCAAATCCTGCTGCTGGTGCTGTTTGGCGCCAGCTTCTGGGTCATGGCGCCGTTCTGGTCGGCGCTGTTCTGGGGCGCGGTGCTGGCGTTTGCCAGTTGGCCGCTGATGCGTTTGCTCACTCGCTGGCTGGGCGGACGGGAGTCCCTGGCTGCTGGCATCCTGACCTTGGGCTGGATGCTGCTGGTGGCGGTGCCGCTGGTGTGGCTGGGGTTCAACCTGGCCGACCATGTGCGCGATGCGGTGGCGCTGATCAAAGATATTCAGGTCGACGGCTTGCCCGAGGCGCCGACCTGGTTGGGCTCGATCCCGTTCGTCGGCGAGCGCCTGGTGGCGATGTGGGACAGCATTGACCAACAGGGCGCGGCGCTGATGGTCAGCATCAAGCCGTACCTCGGCCAGGTCGGCAACTGGTTGCTGGCACGCAGTGCGCAAATTGGCGGCGGTATTCTTGAGCTGACCCTGAGCCTGGTCTTCGTGTTCTTTTTCTACCGTGATGGGCCGCGCCTGGCGATGTTTGTGCACCGTCTGCTGGAGCGGCTGATCGGTGAACGTGCCGGCTATTACATCGAGCTGGTGGCCGGTACGGTGCAGCGGGTGGTCAATGGTGTGATCGGCACAGCGGCGGCCCAGGCCTTGCTGGCGCTGATCGGCTTCCTGATCGCCGGCGTGCCGGGTGCGCTGGTGCTGGGTATTGTTACCTTCCTGCTCAGCCTGATCCCCATGGGCCCGCCGCTGGTGTGGATTCCGGCCACGGCCTGGCTGGCGTGGAAGGGTGACTACACCTATGCGGTGTTCCTGGGGGTATGGGGTACGTTTGTGATCAGCGGTGTGGACAACGTGCTCAAGCCGTATCTGATCAGTCGTGGCGGTAACCTGCCGTTGGTGATTGTGCTGCTGGGGGTGTTTGGGGGGTTGATCGCCTTTGGCTTTATCGGGCTGTTTATCGGGCCGACGCTGCTGGCGGTGGCGTACAGCCTGTTGACGGACTGGAGCGCTACCCAGGCGCAAGTGCGTCGTGACGACAAGCCGTGTAATTGA
- a CDS encoding TonB-dependent receptor plug domain-containing protein has translation MYLGPPPRSSLWLMLLCSVPALADDLFLDSQPLPQVLTATRLKQSAAAVPGSMTVIDSELIKASGARDIAELLRLVPGMMVGYTTGNQASVNYHGTSASDARRMQVLIDGRSVYRAGLATVDWSDIPVAMEDIERIEVFRGPNTVSYGANALMAVVNILTRSPANSQGSRVKVTRGERGINDFYASQGVGWETGDLRLSLSGQQDDGFDSDAVGADRRDGRRLNRFSLAVSQTLNAQQSIDWQLNAKEGTNQRPYTYTPVFDGISEGGSNSDVVAKDYAGSLRWNFDFNPDHSLYIQGSAQQWDRRQVWKACDAKVSFSPQLTQLWQLNPNYAELLARHMDTYSQGSPPPGSAAEQALANQVLDQWKNHGGKDTVCGDIDQSTRESRYDVEIQDTFSLSDSLRLVSGINYRYDRADSDTYFNGTLDDTTWRLFGHLEWRASEHWLLQGGAMYEDSHLSGDSLTPRVAVNYLINPRHGLRAVYSEAIRSPDMFENNVNWSYRVNNLSSPAYGQNSGQYFVVTRGPGDLDKELMRSRELGYNGFFADLGLNVDVKLFYDEITDMISSPLRNNQYIASNANSSRFTGAESQFDWRMSNTDRLRLTYAYVDATSSNPRDKAQTARNSGSAGWLREWGQGWSSALFYYGDDALNQYRFQRVDLRVAKRIAVGKTNVELAGMLQQRLDDQPTTWADNNYDHRHVLYFSAELDF, from the coding sequence GTGTACCTGGGCCCTCCTCCTCGCTCATCTCTATGGTTGATGCTGTTGTGCAGCGTACCTGCACTGGCTGACGATCTGTTTCTCGACAGCCAGCCGCTGCCGCAGGTGTTGACCGCCACGCGCCTCAAGCAATCAGCCGCCGCCGTACCCGGCAGCATGACGGTGATCGACAGTGAGCTGATCAAGGCCAGCGGCGCACGGGACATCGCCGAACTGCTGCGCCTGGTGCCCGGGATGATGGTCGGCTATACCACCGGCAACCAGGCGTCGGTCAACTACCACGGCACCAGCGCCAGTGATGCGCGGCGGATGCAGGTGCTGATCGACGGGCGTTCGGTGTACCGTGCCGGCCTGGCCACGGTGGACTGGAGCGATATCCCGGTGGCCATGGAAGATATCGAGCGCATCGAGGTATTTCGCGGCCCCAACACCGTCAGCTATGGCGCCAATGCACTGATGGCGGTGGTCAATATCCTCACCCGTTCCCCCGCCAACAGCCAAGGCTCGCGGGTGAAGGTCACCCGCGGCGAACGGGGGATCAACGACTTCTATGCCAGCCAGGGCGTGGGTTGGGAAACCGGCGATTTGCGCTTATCCCTGTCCGGGCAACAGGACGATGGTTTTGACAGCGACGCGGTCGGCGCCGACCGCCGTGACGGTCGCCGTCTCAACCGTTTCAGCCTGGCGGTGAGCCAGACGCTGAACGCACAACAAAGTATCGACTGGCAACTCAATGCCAAGGAAGGCACCAATCAGCGCCCTTATACCTACACCCCGGTGTTTGACGGGATCAGCGAAGGCGGCAGCAATTCCGATGTTGTCGCCAAGGACTACGCTGGCTCTTTGCGCTGGAATTTCGACTTCAATCCCGATCACAGTCTGTATATCCAGGGTTCAGCCCAGCAATGGGACCGCCGACAGGTCTGGAAAGCCTGTGATGCCAAGGTCTCGTTCAGCCCGCAGTTAACCCAGTTGTGGCAACTGAACCCCAACTATGCCGAACTGTTGGCGCGGCACATGGACACCTACAGCCAAGGCTCCCCACCCCCGGGAAGCGCCGCCGAGCAGGCATTGGCCAACCAGGTGCTGGATCAATGGAAAAACCACGGCGGCAAGGACACCGTCTGCGGCGATATCGACCAAAGCACCCGCGAAAGCCGCTACGACGTGGAGATCCAGGACACCTTCAGCCTCTCCGACAGCTTGCGCCTGGTCAGCGGCATCAACTATCGCTATGACCGCGCCGACTCGGACACCTACTTCAATGGAACCCTGGACGACACCACCTGGCGCCTGTTCGGGCACCTGGAATGGCGGGCCAGCGAACACTGGCTGCTGCAGGGTGGCGCCATGTACGAAGACAGTCACCTGAGCGGCGACTCACTGACGCCGCGTGTGGCGGTCAATTACCTGATCAACCCCCGTCACGGGTTGCGGGCGGTTTACTCCGAGGCGATCCGCTCGCCGGACATGTTCGAGAACAACGTCAATTGGAGCTACCGCGTCAACAACCTCAGCTCCCCGGCCTACGGACAAAACTCCGGGCAATATTTTGTCGTGACGCGCGGCCCTGGCGACCTCGACAAAGAGTTGATGCGCTCCCGGGAACTGGGCTACAACGGGTTCTTTGCCGACCTGGGGCTGAATGTCGACGTGAAGCTGTTCTATGACGAAATCACCGACATGATCAGCTCGCCGCTGCGCAACAACCAATACATCGCCAGCAACGCCAACAGCTCGCGCTTTACCGGTGCCGAATCACAGTTCGACTGGCGCATGAGCAACACCGACCGCCTGCGCCTGACCTACGCTTATGTCGACGCTACTTCCAGCAACCCGCGGGACAAGGCGCAAACCGCGCGCAACAGCGGCTCGGCCGGTTGGCTGCGAGAGTGGGGCCAGGGGTGGTCCAGCGCCCTGTTCTACTATGGCGACGACGCCCTTAACCAGTATCGCTTCCAACGGGTCGACCTGCGGGTAGCCAAACGCATTGCCGTGGGCAAAACCAATGTGGAGCTGGCCGGCATGTTGCAGCAACGCCTTGATGACCAGCCCACCACCTGGGCCGACAATAATTACGACCATCGTCACGTTCTCTACTTCAGCGCCGAGCTGGACTTCTGA
- a CDS encoding alpha/beta fold hydrolase, producing MSQHVFFTHANGFPSATYGKLFAALAPEYTVAHLPQHGHDPRFPVDDNWQNLVDELIHHLEQQPEPVWGVGHSLGGVLHLHAAMRCPQLYRGVVMLDSPVLTRADRWVIRAAKRFGFIDRLTPAGRTLGRREEFTDLDTARSYFAGKTLFRGFDPECFDAYLQHGLQQVGDRLRLRFDPATEISIYRGVPHTSPGQVRLLKVPLAVVRGRQSRVVMRHHASGVGRLPMGEMLTMPGGHMFPLERPQDTAALIKNLFARWQARERSCA from the coding sequence ATGTCGCAGCACGTGTTTTTTACCCACGCCAATGGCTTCCCTTCGGCCACCTACGGCAAGCTGTTTGCCGCGCTGGCCCCGGAATATACGGTGGCGCATCTGCCGCAGCACGGTCACGACCCCAGGTTCCCGGTGGATGATAACTGGCAGAACCTGGTGGACGAGTTGATCCACCACCTTGAGCAACAGCCGGAACCCGTGTGGGGCGTCGGCCATTCCCTCGGTGGCGTGCTGCATTTGCACGCGGCCATGCGTTGCCCGCAGTTGTACCGTGGCGTGGTGATGTTGGATTCGCCGGTGCTCACCCGTGCCGACCGCTGGGTGATCCGCGCCGCCAAGCGCTTTGGTTTTATCGATCGACTGACACCGGCCGGACGTACCCTTGGCCGGCGTGAAGAATTCACCGACCTGGACACCGCGCGCAGCTACTTCGCCGGCAAAACCCTGTTTCGTGGCTTCGACCCCGAATGCTTCGACGCGTATTTGCAGCATGGCCTGCAGCAAGTCGGCGACCGCCTGCGCTTGCGCTTCGACCCGGCCACCGAAATCAGCATCTACCGCGGCGTGCCGCACACCAGCCCTGGCCAGGTACGCCTGCTGAAAGTGCCACTGGCCGTGGTGCGTGGTCGCCAGAGTCGAGTGGTCATGCGTCACCATGCCAGTGGCGTCGGCCGCTTGCCCATGGGCGAAATGCTCACTATGCCGGGCGGTCATATGTTCCCCCTCGAACGCCCCCAGGACACGGCTGCCTTGATCAAGAACCTGTTCGCCCGCTGGCAAGCCCGCGAGCGCAGTTGCGCATGA
- a CDS encoding alpha/beta hydrolase, whose amino-acid sequence MSTPVEEVRLSLAHIELAAHLFGPEDGLPVIALHGWLDNANSFARLAPKLHGLRIIALDMAGHGHSAHRPAGAGYALWDYVYDVLQVAEQLGLKRFALLGHSLGAIVSLVLAGALPERVTHLGLIDGVIPPTASGENAAERLGMALQAQLNLQDKRKPVYNTLEKAVEARMKGVVAVSREAAQLLAQRGLMPVPGGYTWRSDSRLTLASPMRLTDEQAMAFVRRVSCPAQLVVAVDGMLAKHAELLSQLPFSVTTLPGGHHLHLNDESGAALVADCFNRFFSTP is encoded by the coding sequence ATGAGTACGCCGGTCGAAGAGGTTCGCCTGAGCCTGGCGCATATCGAACTGGCCGCGCACCTGTTCGGGCCCGAGGATGGCCTGCCGGTGATTGCCCTGCATGGTTGGCTGGACAACGCCAACAGTTTTGCGCGCCTGGCGCCGAAGCTGCACGGGTTGCGCATCATCGCTCTGGATATGGCTGGGCACGGGCATTCGGCCCATCGTCCGGCAGGCGCCGGTTATGCCTTGTGGGATTACGTCTACGACGTGCTGCAGGTGGCCGAACAATTGGGGTTGAAACGTTTTGCATTACTTGGCCACTCCCTGGGCGCCATCGTCTCGCTGGTGTTGGCCGGGGCGTTGCCGGAGCGAGTGACGCACCTGGGTTTGATCGACGGTGTGATCCCGCCGACCGCCAGCGGCGAGAATGCAGCCGAACGTCTGGGCATGGCCTTGCAGGCGCAACTGAACCTGCAGGACAAGCGCAAGCCGGTCTACAACACCCTCGAAAAAGCGGTTGAAGCGCGAATGAAGGGCGTGGTGGCGGTCAGTCGTGAAGCGGCGCAACTGCTGGCCCAGCGCGGTTTGATGCCGGTGCCTGGCGGTTACACCTGGCGCAGCGACAGTCGCCTGACCCTGGCATCGCCGATGCGTCTGACCGATGAACAGGCCATGGCTTTTGTGCGTCGCGTCAGTTGCCCTGCGCAGTTGGTGGTGGCGGTTGACGGCATGTTGGCGAAACATGCCGAATTGCTTTCTCAGCTACCCTTCAGCGTTACCACGCTGCCAGGTGGCCATCATTTGCACCTGAATGATGAGTCCGGCGCCGCTCTTGTTGCAGACTGTTTCAATCGGTTCTTCTCCACGCCTTGA
- a CDS encoding DUF4892 domain-containing protein produces the protein MSLGKGCIRALGLCCFSPLVFAADVPGSQDLPTVSRQVDAQIVDYRPAEEKERIYPMGAIRKISGQLRYEGQATARGQATAITYELPAEHSSSAAFTATREALQAKGAQLLFWCQARDCGESSLWANEVFGNAKLVGADGQQEYLLLRLAAPQNNSLVALYGITRGNRRAYLHVEQLDASAPLGDLLPTSATLLRELKSTGELDLPALAAEPDDTWLTLISRGLNLDTTLRVSLTGPKAEAWRQALVDKGVRAARLETGSGDAKGLHLHLIR, from the coding sequence ATGAGCCTGGGTAAAGGATGTATCCGTGCCCTTGGCCTTTGCTGTTTCAGCCCCCTGGTGTTTGCCGCCGATGTGCCAGGCAGCCAGGATTTACCTACCGTATCCCGCCAGGTCGACGCGCAAATTGTCGACTATCGCCCCGCTGAAGAGAAGGAACGCATCTACCCCATGGGCGCGATCCGCAAGATCAGCGGCCAGTTGCGTTACGAAGGCCAGGCCACCGCGCGCGGCCAGGCCACTGCAATCACCTATGAATTGCCCGCGGAGCACAGCTCCAGCGCCGCCTTTACTGCAACGCGTGAAGCTTTGCAGGCCAAGGGCGCGCAGCTGTTGTTCTGGTGCCAGGCCCGCGATTGCGGCGAGAGCAGTCTGTGGGCCAATGAAGTGTTCGGCAACGCCAAGCTGGTGGGGGCCGACGGCCAGCAGGAATACCTGCTGCTGCGCCTGGCCGCCCCGCAGAACAACTCGCTGGTCGCGCTGTACGGCATTACTCGCGGCAACCGACGCGCTTACCTGCATGTGGAGCAACTCGATGCCAGCGCGCCTTTGGGCGATCTGCTACCCACCTCGGCCACCCTGCTGCGAGAGCTCAAAAGCACGGGCGAGTTGGATCTCCCTGCATTGGCCGCCGAGCCTGATGACACCTGGCTGACCTTGATTTCCCGTGGGTTGAACCTTGATACCACCTTGCGCGTGAGCCTGACCGGCCCGAAAGCCGAGGCCTGGCGCCAGGCCCTGGTCGACAAGGGCGTGCGCGCCGCACGCCTGGAAACCGGCAGCGGTGACGCTAAGGGTTTGCACCTGCATCTGATACGCTGA
- a CDS encoding sensor histidine kinase, with the protein MRATFNTLFGRLFGLLLVAIVLAHVLALFWFHHYGRPPPPPPQAFVEQPDGTLKPLRKEPRPWFGGPLVPLTFQFISLIIAAWYGAKLLSRPIQRLSAAAERLSVDLDSPPLVESGPREARQAASTFNLMQKRIREQVSQRARMLGAVSHDLRTPLSRLKLRLEQIEDTKLQGQMRQDLNDMIDMLDATLSYLHEQRTSETRHWLDVQALVESLSENAQDQGCDVQFSGTCAPLQVQPMALRSCLNNLIDNALRYAGMARVELADSRGALVIRVIDNGPGIAADKREAVFEPFFRLEGSRNRNSGGVGLGMTIAREAVERLGGHLSLEDTPGGGLTAVMWLPRG; encoded by the coding sequence ATGCGCGCCACCTTCAATACGCTGTTCGGGCGACTGTTCGGCCTATTGCTGGTGGCCATTGTACTGGCCCACGTGCTGGCGCTCTTCTGGTTCCACCACTACGGCCGGCCACCGCCTCCGCCTCCCCAGGCATTCGTCGAACAACCGGACGGCACCCTCAAACCGCTGCGCAAGGAACCTCGCCCTTGGTTTGGTGGCCCGCTGGTACCGCTGACGTTTCAATTCATCTCGCTGATCATTGCCGCCTGGTACGGCGCCAAGCTGCTGAGCCGGCCGATCCAGCGCCTGAGTGCCGCAGCCGAGCGTTTGAGCGTCGACCTCGACAGCCCGCCGCTGGTGGAATCCGGCCCGCGCGAGGCAAGGCAAGCAGCCTCGACCTTCAACCTGATGCAAAAGCGCATCCGCGAACAAGTCAGCCAGCGAGCACGTATGCTCGGTGCGGTCTCTCACGACCTGCGCACCCCGTTATCACGCCTCAAACTGCGCCTGGAACAGATCGAAGACACCAAGCTGCAAGGCCAGATGCGTCAGGACCTGAACGACATGATCGATATGCTCGACGCCACCCTGAGCTACCTGCACGAACAACGCACCAGCGAGACGCGGCATTGGCTCGACGTGCAGGCGCTGGTGGAGTCCCTCAGCGAGAACGCCCAGGACCAGGGCTGCGACGTGCAATTTTCAGGCACCTGCGCGCCCTTGCAAGTGCAGCCCATGGCCCTGCGCTCATGCCTCAACAACCTGATCGACAACGCGCTGCGCTATGCCGGTATGGCCCGGGTAGAACTGGCCGACAGCCGTGGCGCATTGGTGATCAGGGTGATCGATAACGGCCCGGGGATCGCCGCCGATAAACGCGAAGCAGTGTTCGAACCATTCTTCCGGCTGGAGGGCTCGCGCAACCGCAACTCCGGAGGGGTCGGTTTGGGGATGACCATTGCCAGAGAGGCCGTCGAGCGGCTAGGCGGGCACTTGAGCCTGGAGGACACGCCGGGTGGTGGGTTGACTGCCGTGATGTGGTTGCCGAGGGGCTGA
- a CDS encoding NAD(P)H-dependent glycerol-3-phosphate dehydrogenase, with product MTQQRPIAVLGGGSFGTAVANLLAENGHAVRQWMRDPEQAEAIRVHRENPRYLKGIKIHPAVEPVTDLLETLTACDLCFVALPSSALRSVLAPHAERLAGKLLVSLTKGIEAQTFKLMSEILTEIAPLARIGVLSGPNLAREVAEHALTATVVASEDDALCEQVQAVLHGRTFRVYASADRFGVELGGALKNVYAIIAGMAVALGMGENTKSMLITRALAEMTRFAVNQGANPMTFLGLAGVGDLIVTCSSPKSRNYQVGFALGQGLSLEDAVTRLGEVAEGVNTLKVLKAKAQEVGVYMPLVAGLHAILFEGRTLEQVIELLMRAEPKTDVDFISTSGFN from the coding sequence ATGACTCAACAGCGCCCTATTGCGGTCCTGGGAGGCGGAAGTTTTGGCACCGCCGTGGCTAACCTGCTGGCCGAGAACGGCCACGCCGTGCGTCAGTGGATGCGCGACCCCGAGCAGGCTGAAGCCATTCGCGTGCACCGGGAAAACCCCCGTTACCTTAAAGGCATCAAGATTCATCCAGCTGTCGAACCGGTTACCGACCTGCTGGAAACGCTCACTGCGTGCGACCTGTGCTTCGTCGCGCTGCCCTCCAGTGCGTTGCGCTCAGTGCTGGCGCCGCACGCCGAGCGCCTGGCAGGCAAGTTGCTGGTCAGCCTGACCAAAGGCATTGAGGCCCAGACCTTCAAACTGATGAGTGAAATCCTCACCGAGATTGCCCCACTGGCCCGCATTGGCGTGCTGTCCGGGCCGAACCTGGCACGGGAGGTGGCCGAACACGCCTTGACCGCCACGGTGGTTGCCAGTGAAGACGACGCCTTGTGTGAGCAGGTACAGGCCGTGCTGCATGGCCGCACCTTCCGGGTCTACGCCAGCGCCGATCGCTTTGGTGTCGAGTTGGGCGGGGCGCTGAAAAACGTCTACGCGATCATTGCCGGCATGGCCGTCGCCTTGGGCATGGGTGAAAACACCAAGAGTATGCTGATCACCCGTGCGCTGGCCGAGATGACCCGCTTTGCGGTGAACCAGGGCGCCAACCCGATGACGTTCCTGGGCCTTGCGGGCGTGGGTGACTTGATCGTCACCTGCTCATCGCCCAAAAGCCGCAACTATCAGGTAGGTTTTGCCCTGGGCCAAGGGCTGAGCCTGGAAGACGCTGTGACGCGTCTGGGTGAAGTGGCCGAAGGGGTCAACACCCTCAAGGTATTGAAGGCCAAGGCCCAGGAAGTGGGGGTGTATATGCCGCTGGTCGCCGGTTTGCACGCGATCCTGTTCGAAGGGCGCACCTTGGAGCAGGTCATCGAGTTGCTGATGCGGGCCGAGCCCAAGACCGATGTCGACTTTATTTCTACCAGTGGTTTCAACTGA
- a CDS encoding AMP-binding protein gives MPVAFRLPLQVFFEREARHPRKVFLVQPIDGVEVQTLTWGDVGHQARCAAHWLRARDLPQGSHIALISKNCAHWIIADLAIWMAGHVSVPLYPNLTADSVAHVLTHSEAALALIGKLDDWPAMAPGVPAGVPTISLPLCPAGTFDFSWADLQACSPIQDHPEPLGSTLATIVYTSGTTGLPKGVMQTFGALGFAATRGTELFGLGEGDRLLSYLPLCHVAERMFVEMAAIYTGQTVFFAQSLDTFLQDLRRARPTALFGVPRIWTKFQLGVYAKVPEKRLDTLLRLPFIGKRVGHKVLAGLGLDALRIALSGAAPVPEALLGWYQRLGLDVLEVYGMSENCGYSHVCRPGAQTLGWIGLPCPGVEVRIDPSGEVQVRSGATMLGYFKDPQKTAETLTEDGFLRTGDKGEQDADGRLRLTGRLKEIFKTSKGKYVAPAPIENRLAEHARIEQVCVVGEGLGAPIGLCVLSAQGQDRQTLGTHLDHWLAQVNAGLDRHERLRQLVVVKDNWAVENGFLTPTLKIKRNVIESTYGPHLHTWSERAETVLWQD, from the coding sequence ATGCCTGTCGCTTTTCGTTTGCCGTTGCAGGTCTTCTTCGAGCGTGAAGCGCGGCACCCGCGTAAGGTTTTTCTGGTGCAGCCCATTGACGGTGTCGAGGTGCAGACCCTCACCTGGGGCGATGTCGGCCACCAGGCCCGGTGCGCCGCTCATTGGTTGCGTGCACGAGACTTGCCCCAAGGTTCGCACATCGCCCTGATCTCGAAAAACTGCGCGCACTGGATCATCGCCGACCTGGCGATCTGGATGGCCGGGCACGTTTCGGTGCCGCTTTATCCCAACCTCACCGCTGACTCTGTCGCCCATGTGCTGACCCATTCCGAGGCGGCGTTGGCGTTGATCGGCAAGCTCGATGACTGGCCGGCAATGGCGCCGGGTGTGCCAGCGGGTGTGCCAACCATTAGCCTGCCGCTCTGCCCGGCGGGGACGTTCGATTTCAGCTGGGCGGACCTGCAAGCCTGCTCACCGATCCAGGACCATCCCGAACCCCTTGGCTCGACACTGGCCACCATCGTCTATACCTCCGGGACGACCGGTTTGCCGAAGGGTGTGATGCAAACGTTCGGGGCACTGGGTTTCGCTGCCACTCGCGGCACCGAGTTGTTCGGCCTGGGGGAGGGCGATCGGTTGCTGTCCTACCTGCCGCTGTGCCACGTCGCCGAACGCATGTTTGTGGAAATGGCGGCGATCTACACCGGGCAAACCGTTTTTTTTGCGCAAAGCCTGGACACCTTCCTGCAAGATTTGCGCAGGGCCCGGCCGACGGCCTTGTTTGGCGTGCCACGTATCTGGACCAAATTCCAGTTGGGTGTCTACGCCAAGGTCCCGGAAAAACGTCTCGACACCCTGTTACGCCTGCCTTTTATCGGCAAGCGCGTCGGTCATAAAGTGCTCGCGGGACTGGGGCTGGATGCACTGCGTATTGCCCTGTCCGGTGCGGCACCCGTGCCCGAGGCCTTGCTGGGTTGGTATCAGCGCCTGGGCCTGGACGTGCTGGAGGTGTACGGCATGAGCGAAAACTGCGGCTATTCCCATGTGTGCCGCCCCGGTGCACAGACGCTGGGTTGGATCGGCCTGCCCTGCCCAGGTGTAGAAGTGCGTATCGACCCATCAGGCGAAGTGCAGGTACGCAGCGGCGCGACCATGCTGGGCTACTTCAAGGACCCGCAAAAAACCGCTGAGACCCTTACCGAAGATGGCTTCCTGCGTACCGGCGACAAGGGTGAGCAGGACGCAGACGGCCGTCTGCGTTTGACCGGGCGCCTCAAGGAGATTTTCAAGACCAGTAAAGGCAAATACGTGGCCCCGGCGCCGATTGAAAATCGTCTGGCCGAACATGCACGCATCGAACAGGTGTGTGTAGTCGGCGAGGGGCTTGGCGCACCGATCGGGCTATGCGTGTTGTCGGCACAGGGCCAAGACCGCCAAACGCTTGGAACCCACCTTGACCACTGGCTGGCACAGGTCAACGCCGGGCTGGATAGACATGAGCGCTTGCGCCAATTGGTGGTGGTGAAAGACAACTGGGCGGTGGAAAACGGCTTTCTCACGCCGACCTTGAAGATCAAACGCAACGTGATCGAGTCGACGTACGGGCCACATTTGCACACTTGGAGCGAGCGCGCTGAAACCGTTCTGTGGCAGGATTAG
- a CDS encoding hotdog fold thioesterase, translated as MSLWRTQPNIEQLNAIQKNTIGELLDIRFESFDEHSLTASIVVDHRTHQPYGLLHGGASVVLAESVGSMAAYLCIDASKFYCVGLEVNANHLRGVRSGRVTAVAKAIHIGRTTQVWDIRLSSDDGKASCVSRLTMAVVPLGENPPAR; from the coding sequence ATGAGCCTGTGGCGCACCCAACCGAATATCGAACAACTCAACGCGATTCAGAAAAACACCATCGGTGAGTTGCTCGATATTCGTTTCGAAAGCTTCGACGAGCACTCCCTCACTGCCAGCATTGTGGTCGATCACCGCACCCATCAGCCCTACGGCCTGCTGCACGGTGGCGCCTCGGTGGTGCTGGCCGAGAGCGTCGGCTCCATGGCTGCTTACCTGTGCATCGATGCCAGCAAGTTTTATTGCGTGGGCCTTGAGGTCAATGCCAACCACCTGCGTGGCGTGCGCAGCGGGCGGGTGACGGCGGTGGCCAAGGCCATTCATATCGGGCGCACCACACAGGTATGGGATATCCGCCTGAGCAGCGATGATGGCAAAGCCAGTTGCGTCTCGCGCCTGACCATGGCCGTGGTGCCGCTGGGCGAAAACCCGCCGGCACGATAG